A section of the Candidatus Limnocylindrales bacterium genome encodes:
- the rpe gene encoding ribulose-phosphate 3-epimerase translates to MIRVAPSILSADFGRLADEVRAVTAAGADWIHVDVMDGHFVPNLTLGPDIVGAIDRATDLVLDVHLMIEHPEKYVERFIENGADYVSVHREVVSDIGGVFDRIEAAGGKPGIVINPDTPVATLAEALERAALVLVMSVNPGFGAQPFMDVSLPKLSALRELREKHGYGYILEVDGGIKTGNVQLVIDAGADVVVAGSAVFKSGDYAATIRALRGNAAA, encoded by the coding sequence GTGATTCGCGTTGCGCCATCGATACTTTCCGCGGATTTTGGCCGGCTTGCCGACGAAGTCCGCGCGGTTACCGCCGCCGGCGCCGACTGGATCCACGTCGACGTGATGGACGGGCACTTCGTCCCGAACCTGACGCTCGGGCCCGACATCGTCGGTGCGATCGATCGTGCGACCGACCTCGTGCTCGATGTGCACCTGATGATCGAGCACCCCGAAAAATACGTCGAGCGCTTCATCGAAAACGGAGCCGACTACGTGAGCGTGCATCGCGAGGTCGTCTCCGACATCGGAGGCGTCTTCGACCGCATCGAAGCGGCCGGAGGCAAGCCCGGGATCGTGATCAACCCGGATACGCCGGTCGCAACGCTCGCCGAGGCCCTCGAGCGCGCGGCGCTGGTGCTGGTCATGAGCGTCAATCCGGGCTTCGGAGCGCAGCCGTTCATGGACGTGTCGCTGCCGAAGCTCTCCGCGCTGCGCGAGCTGCGCGAGAAGCACGGGTACGGCTACATTCTCGAGGTCGACGGCGGCATCAAGACCGGCAACGTCCAGCTCGTGATCGACGCCGGCGCGGACGTCGTCGTCGCCGGCTCCGCCGTTTTCAAGAGCGGCGACTATGCCGCCACGATTCGCGCGCTGCGGGGAAACGCAGCCGCGTAA